GAAGACGAAGTCGATGCGCCTCCTCAACTCGGAGCGTGGGACGAGATATCCCGCGATCTTGAGGTTCTCCAGGACATCGCTTTCCGGAAAGATGGGGTGCCGTTCTCTGCAGAGGGCGATCCCCCTTTTGGTCCGGTCGTAGGGCTCCAGATGGGTGATCGCCTCGCCTTGGAAGAGGATCTCGCCCAGGAGGGTGATCCTCTCCCCGCCCTTCCGTTCCTCTTTGATCTTGAGATCGATGATGAGGCCCGAGATGGTGTTCATCAGGGTGGTCTTGCCTGCGCTGTTTGACCCGATCACCCCCACCATCTGCCCTTTTTCGACGCGGAGGCTCAGGTCGTTGATCGCCAGGGCGTTCTCGTAAAAGACGAGAAGGTTTTTGACCTCTAACATCTCACTCCGTCTCCGAGCCGAGGTAGGCCCTCTTCACCTCCTCGCTCTCCATCACCTCTTTCGGGGCCCCTTCGGCTATCTTCTTTCCGAAATTGAGGACGATGACCCGATTCGAAATCCGGAAGAGCTCCCGGAGCCGATGTTCGATCATGATGATCGTCATCTTCTCCGACATCAGCTTTTCGATGATCGGCAGCATGCTTGCCACCTCGGCCATGCTGAGGCCCGAGAAGAGCTCGTCAAGGATGATCAGCTCCGGCCTCAGGGCGAGGCAGAGGGCCAGCTCCATCCTCTTCAGATATCCGTGAGGAAGCACGCTTGCGACCTTGAAGGGGACGAAGGAGTCCCGCTCGAAGCCGACCTCCTCCAGGAGGTCGATGGCGATGGCGTCGCGGTCTCCATACTTTCCGCCTGCCAGTCTCCTCACCCTGGGCGAGTAGAGGGGGATGATGAGGTTCTTGTAGGCCGGGAGCTGATAGAAGGGCTTCACCATCTGAAAGGCCCTTGCGATGCCGAGGTCGGCGATCCGATGGGGCATCCAGCCGGTGATATCCCTTCCCTGATAGAAGACCTTTCCCGAATCGGGTTTGACGAACCCGGTGATGAGGTTGACCAGGGTCGTCTTCCCCGAACCGTTTGGCCCGATGACGCCCAGGATCTCTCCCCTCATCAGGTCAAAG
This genomic interval from Thermodesulfobacteriota bacterium contains the following:
- a CDS encoding ATP-binding cassette domain-containing protein, whose protein sequence is MLEVKNLLVFYENALAINDLSLRVEKGQMVGVIGSNSAGKTTLMNTISGLIIDLKIKEERKGGERITLLGEILFQGEAITHLEPYDRTKRGIALCRERHPIFPESDVLENLKIAGYLVPRSELRRRIDFVFDLFPALVGLKSRRAGFLSGGEQQMLAIGMALVLNPSLLLLDEPLLGLSPAIQAKLVGAIKNIQKEMGITTLISEQFARPILPMIDYGYIIENGMLTLTGTGKELMENPEVRAAYFGV
- a CDS encoding ABC transporter ATP-binding protein; its protein translation is MGEGREMKDREEMPLLRVSGLTKAFGGVKAVDSVSFDLMRGEILGVIGPNGSGKTTLVNLITGFVKPDSGKVFYQGRDITGWMPHRIADLGIARAFQMVKPFYQLPAYKNLIIPLYSPRVRRLAGGKYGDRDAIAIDLLEEVGFERDSFVPFKVASVLPHGYLKRMELALCLALRPELIILDELFSGLSMAEVASMLPIIEKLMSEKMTIIMIEHRLRELFRISNRVIVLNFGKKIAEGAPKEVMESEEVKRAYLGSETE